One Nicotiana tomentosiformis chromosome 1, ASM39032v3, whole genome shotgun sequence genomic window, CTTGATAGGGAACAACAGGGTTGGCGAGCATCTGAAGCATCTCCTCAGCAGTGTGGGCAGCAAGATCAGGCTCGTCGGACTAGCCAGCTGGTGCCTCTACTGATGGTGCTGCTGGGTCtactggtactgatggatctatGTCCATCAGTAGGTCAAATGGCAAATCACCCACGGCTGCGATCTTTGTCACCTCCTTTCTCAATCTCTCCACTGATTTCTTTGAAGTctgggatttcctcatcttctttgcCTGCTTGCCTaactcctcaatagctcccccatgagccaccagtgtatccataatggtcttctggttctccagaatcttcttcaatgtttcctccactgacggagggaCCTGTGGTGCTGCTGGGGTAGAAGGCTGTGCTGCAACAAtgctggatatgtcagacaacttagaagtggttgtctgcatccagttgttgagactcgccaatgtctgagAGGCACGCAGTGCAGTGAGTGGATAAGTGGATGAAACTGGCATTGGTTCTGAGGCTGATggtctagaagatgaaggtggtgGCATGCCAGCTATCCCGGTGGAAGGCCCGACTGTTGTAGGAGGTATGGGGGTTGTAGATAGCTTAGCAGCAGACTCTGTACCTACCactgatggctcatcagactgatCAACAATGGTAGtggccttacccttgaactttgggttgtccgcaccctgcaggtggtaccatgagaagggcttttTGGCCCTCACTTTCGCATCAAATGTCCTTGGCTCCATCTTTACATCGTTTAAATATTCTGTGAGGGTgtttgggatatgggtaggagctTTCACCTTTTCGGACAGCTATTAtcatgttggccgacatgatgacacccatattgattgggtacccggcgaTAATCGAAGCCACCAAAACTACTCGGGGAAGAGGAAGATTGTTCTCATTTCTGCTCGTGTCGATACAGCTGCACACAATGGTCTGCCACCCTTTTTCTTCAAACTTTAGGGTGGCCCAGAGGataggaacccctgctgtgatccacgGTGGTGGTGGTCCTCGAGCAGCCAAAATCTCAactagccaagggcgagctgcatcacccatagaaAGCTTCTCTAGGTACTTGACTGCCTCTACCTCCTCAAAGCCCAGTTAAGTGTTCAAAGTGCTGGGGTCGAATTTGACTTTCATATTTCTCACCTTTGTTATATTGGTACCCTTCTTTATGTGATTCACAATGGCATAGAACTCCCAAACCAAGTGCTCATTTCATCGATGACACTTTGGGTGAACCCCATCCACCCATTTCGCTCCCGGAACTGTTGAAGGatatttggattgtatttatccaaATACTTCATTAagaactgtcgctcaagtgtgagcgatctcaGGGGCCACCACTCTCTGAACCTTGTGAAGGCTATCAAACTCACAAACCGATCCTCACATGCttccttcttcttcgacctctctaaGTCGcccactcatcatcatcatctattgCCACTAGTGTCGGAGGAgtaggtgtagaggagggctctgaACCCTGGCTACATGCATCAGAACCCTTAGAAGAACTTGTTGTAGTAGAGGGTTCGTTGCGCAATTGATATCTCCCAGTGGGTTGTGGTGGTTGGGACTGTGTCTCAGGCTGTACCTCCATTGACTGACCCTTggaggcttccctagacggggcatagGAACTAGATTCAGAGGGCTCTGTGGCCCTACCTCTCCCAGTGGTCGGCTTTTTGGAGGTTACTTTAGATTGCACTCCTAATGGGTTAGTGCCCTTTCCTCTGCCTCAGGAGCTTACCTCTCCCTTTGGATGTATCGCCTCTACCTAGTGAACaaaccattgtctgcaatacaaGGCACATAAGTTAGTTGGAGTTCAAAATATGTTAAACATTTGCAGTGCAGCTGTAGGACAACAGTTTATAGAAGAgatagtgcggaccgcataattttgagtgcgaccGTACAATTTGAAAACATACGGCAGTGACTTTAGGTTTCttgcaatattttttcacaaattaGATATGGTATTTGCAAATAAACACGATCAATGGTCTACCCAATCCCTAATGAACATACATGAAATTACCCACATGGTTTTTAGCACATATGAAGAACATTTGACatttttaggcctaaaaataactaaactaatcaagaacaaaaattaagaaaaatggaaaaAGTCTAAAatggattgaacataccagtgatgaaggaATGCAAGTGAGAATCTAGACTTGATGAATTGATTATAAAGTGTGAACTATTTTGTGATGCACAGTGTTTGCTTAGGGCTCAAGAGTTCAGAGACTATAAAGTGTGAATAATGTTTAAAAGCCCTATTAATAGTTTGACCAATTCGGTCTCAAAGTgagctgagtgcggccgcacaattttgagtgcggtccgcactctttacatGTACTTGAGCTgagattctgcggtccgcacaaaagtgagtgcggccacagaaatttgtgcggtccgcacattttttttGTGCGGCCGTAGATTGGCCTGTTTTCTGCAATTCAAAACTTCAGAGAGTTCACATTTTTGGGTCTCCAGTTGTGTGGTTGCaataataattgtgcggtccgcacaataaatgtgcggtctgcacattttcAATACTTGGTCAATTTTTCAATCACAGTACCTGTAATGCACACTCATTCCTTCAaatcacttcaaaaccagttagctttatacaaaacctatctaaaaggaataaaaggaaaaataaaaagaaatatggGTTGCCTCCAGAGAAGCGCATGATTTAACGTCGAGGCACGACGCaggttaccatcaatcacttgaaatggattaacgccacaacgtggccatcatcaactttgccaAGATAATATTTCTCCCGaggaccattgactctaaacacttcatcattcttgttcttcaagtctagtgcaccaaagggtgttacatgcacaacctcaaatggaccactccacttggacttcaactttcccggaaacatccgcaaccgagaattgaacaatagcacaagatcaccttctttgaactccttgttccggatgtacttgtcatggaggtacttcatcttgtccttgtataaggacgaacttgaATATGCATGGTGCCGGAATTCCTCAAGgacattcaattgtgccacccttaagttggcggaGACATCcgattcaagattaagcttcttcaatgcccacatagccttgtgctcaagttccaccagtaggtgacaagctttcctgaatactaaccgatacggagacataccaatcggtgttttgtaagtctttctataagcccaaagagcatcatcaagtttctttgaccaatccgtccggttggcattcacagtctttgacaaaatactcttgatctcccggttagAGACTTCGACTTGCCCACTTACGGAGTtgacactttgtgagtgacaccatactttgtgagtaaggtatcaaaagctttgttacaaaagtgagatcccctatcactaataatggcccttggagtaccaaatctcgtgaagatgttctttttcaaaaatgccaccacacttcgagaTTCATTGTTGGGTAAGGCCACaacttcaacccactttgacatataatccacagctaccaatatATAAGTGTTCTCACAAGAGCTCACGAACAGACCCATAAAATtaatgccccacacatcaaaaatttcaatctccaagatggtagtgaggggcatctcatttctCTTAGAAATCctaccggccctttgacattcatcacaacgctcgACGAGATTgctagcgtccttgtaaagagtatgccaatagaatccacaactcaacacttttgttgccgttctagctccaccatggtgaccaccatatggtgaagagtggcaagccttaAGAATTTCTatttgttcctcctccggcacacatcgtcgaatcacaccatcgaTACAAATCCAGAAGAGATAcagctcatcccaataatagtcaaggcaatcccgtttgagcttcttcctttggtttgaagagaaatcattcggtacaataccactcacaagataattgacTAAATCGGCGTACCATGGCATCCTGGTCATTGAAATGTATAGAAGctgctcgtcggggaaggaatcatttatctcaaggccatcatgtggccttccctcctcctccaaacgagacaagtggtcctccACTTAGTTTCcactacccttgcggtcttgaatctctgaatcaaactcttgcaataggaGCACCCACCGCATTAACCTTACCTTTGAATCCTTTTTGCTCATTAAGTACCGAAGCGCCGTATGAtcggtgtggacaatcacctttgtacccatcaagtacgggcaaaacttctccatagcaaagacaataacaaggagctctttttcggtcactgtgtaattgacttgggcatcattcatagtcttactagcatagtaggctggatggaagattttgttgatacgttgccccaaaactgctccgaccgccacatcacttgcatcacacatgagctcgaaaggcaagctccaattcgGTGTGGTGATAATAGGaatagtagtcaacttgaacttgagcaattcgaatgccttcatataatcctttgaaattttgtggccaaggactatgccttcctcgaccatgaagtgacatttctcccaattcaaaacctagtttgtttcctcacatcttgccaaaaTCTTGTCCAAGTTGTCCAAGcactcatcaaaagaattccccacCACgtaaaagtcatccatgaagacctcaagaaaatcctccaccatgtcggtgaagatggccatcatacaccgttgaaagtcatcggtgcattgcataacccaaatggtaTCCACGAGAAtgtgaaagtaccatagggacaagtgaaagtagtcttctcttggtcctcaggagcaataagaatttgattgtagctggaatatccatcaaggaaacaataaaaagctcgtccgaccaacctatcaagcatttgatcaagaaatgaaagcggaaaatgatctttccgagtgactttgttgagcttcctatagtccatgtAAACTCTCCACCTGGTGACCGTTCTTGTGAggatcaactcgttcttgtcatttaTTACCATAGTTATGCCCCCTTtgtttgggacacattgcaccagagAGGTCCACGAgatatcgaaaatggggtaaacaaccccgacatccaaccattttatgatctccttattcaccacctcttgcattgcttcatttaatcttctttgatattcaatggagggtttggtatcctcctccaaaataatcttatgcatgcaaaagtcGGGTCTTATACCCTGAATATTCGCCAgtgtccatcctatagctttcttcctcttttgaagcaccgccaaagtagaatctacctgcacgttagtcaagtaagaggaaagaataacaggtaaagtataatacgggccaagaaactcatacctgatatgtgaaggcaatggctttaactccaaagtgggaggctcatcaattgagggctttgttggaggagtcttccggttctcaaggtctaaggacaattttcggaGTTCATAAGtctacgaccccattccttgtaatgcatttacacattccacaaagccttcctactcatcatcatcatgattaagcaatacggcctccaaagtatcatcaacattcatcatggcactagcatcattaacaatcacctcggtcactaagtccacaaacgaacaaacttcattgttatttggttgcctcatatatttgcatacatggaaaaccaccttttcatcgcccaccAGGAAGGTGAGCTcaccagcttccacatcaacaagagccttccccttagcaaggaaaggtctacccaagataataggcacctcatagtctacttcgcaatcaagaatcacaaagtccgccgggaggatgaacttatTAACAcgaaccaacatatcatcaataatacccaatggtctcctcatagtacgatccgccatttgtaacctcatagatgtgggtcttggttgcccaattcctaaACTTTTGAACATCGAGTAGgtcatcaaattgatactcgcccctatATCACATATAGCTTTGGCAAAGTGGCgcttccaatagtgcaagggattgtgaaagcgccgggatcttccaatttcggagccattgagtgcacaatagcactcacttgatgtgtcatcttgatagtctcacagTTTATTaatcttttctttgtcaccaaatccttcatgaactttgcatagccgggcatttgttccaacgcctcaaccaatggcacattaatggataagctcttcatcatgtcaataaacttcttgaattggttctcgttattttgcttggcgagcctttgagggtatggaggaagaggccttggcattggtgccttggcctttggcactaccggttccggtatgtcaatcacgtgttccctagatgagttcacttcttcttgagtctcctccacattttcatcaatatcaattttcacttcttcattagcatgaaccacattgcttggaatttcatcttcttgaatcactacatcatcatccacaattcttctttggtTTGATGTTGTTGCCTCCCCACCTTTTCCATTCCTTGTGGTTAAGGctatggcatgtcccgtgttgttcccactcttcgggttcaccaccgtgtcactaggTAGTTCCCCCTTAGGACAAATGTTTAAAGCTTGTGAGATTTTCCCTAATTGAATCTTCAAATTGCGGATTTAAGTATTGTGAGAGGACAGTTGAGCATCCGAGTCGgtatttttctccatcatttgtttgaacaaaatttcaatccgtcccatctcattattggaagagctagaaccatgagacggataaggaggcgggttgtttggCTGTTGATACATctggggcctttgaaagcccggcCCCCGATTCCTTTGgttattgttccaaccccctttgTTGTTGCCTCCCTAATATCCTTggttgttgccaccccaattgccttggttgccttgattgttacaattgccttgattattgttattgttccaattaccttgattgttggtaccactatttcaattgccttgattttcttgagatcgccattgttgttgattcgggccttgagggttgtttctttgcccttggtagttattcacatattgtacttcttccTCTTATTCATTATATGATTCGTCTTGGTCAAACCCagtatcatcttgcacaaattgttccacacggttttgcacttgttgacccttttgccttcgcttgttcaccattaTATTGACACCTTTCATTGCATTTACTTTCTTAGGACCTTGAAcatgttgaagttgagctttggttaattgattcattgtagtggtcaactcggcaattgcttgcccatgatcatgcaattctttgtgtaggtgaatcatatttggatcaccttgaagaacattttctctactttgccatgccgatgaagtatccgccatttcatctaagatttcacaagcttcgacatatggtgttgtcatgagatttccaccggcaagttggttgagcacacattgattggtagtattgatccccttgtagaaggtttgttgaatcatagcctcagtcatgtcattattcgggcactctttcgCCATAGTGTGGTACCTCGCCCATatctcgtgcaaaggctcattggattcttgtttgaatgctagaatttcatctctaaaagtagccatatgcccgggagaaaagaacttggcaatgaattttttTGCCAATTCATCCTatgtatggatagaatggtttggcaatctttctaaccagtccaaggcttttccccgtagagagaagggaaataggctcaaccttagagcatcctcggagttgtcatttttaggttatgttTGAACACCTTAGAATaaatagccgtttttctttactattttgggtaactttgtaatagtttatcattttaacattagattttcttcccttaatcatctattatgagttttatcttagtttcttctttaatttcttcatttcctaTGAGTACCTAAACccctagctagggttgtgacccaaccctagtatgggtatctaatgggtgattgatttattgcttatttatgattggatatatgatatttagcctagttcttgcttgaatttaagaattaatggttgcaaacattgattcatgcctaattgactaagtctctacttgagaaagagagattaagTCTAGAAAAacatggctaacaagaaattgggatgaactcgagaaattgatagccccaattaaagggtcgaatctagagatagtaagacccgacttgagcatctatcactTGTTTggtgagatacccatttggacatgagaaagacaaattgggaaaaattactcaaactaccgagaggtatagagtgagtaatcatgtgtgattgctatattgtatcccgaccaaccaaacatgccctaaaacTCTCAATCCGGTAGGTAACCAAGTAGGCGAAAGTTACAACCCTTGATCTTTTATAACctgaaaaacaacaataccaaaaacattatcccttagctttacaattacaagcattagcaTAAAAATTAGAAGTAGTAAAAAAACAACTGAatatgtggaagtgtaatcttgggcacgtcatatacttagactaggtatatacctaatccaacataAAGCTCTCTATGGAATCAACCCCGACTCACGTTGGgtatttataattgcatcgaccgtctcacaatcccaatcagtggtgtgagtttgggcgacatcaatttttggcgccgttccCAGGGAACCaaaaatggatttagctatacatttggttttgtgtgtgatttGTCTTGTTTTCCTTCTGGGTTACTAATTTTTTGTGAATCGATTGTAGGTACAAAAATGGCtatcaacaatgatcctctcggaaacatgcctttgggggatgtggacgtagAAGATGACCCAGtggaagaggttcctcttgagcctctagcaaatagacgaggccaaCTGCCTCAAGACAACATTCTCGTTCCACCACCAAATCCACAAAGAGCGGATCCACACcgagtgttgccgaatgaagggtatgcaagtgccatagtcccgccccgcattagggcgggcaactttcaaatcataaatgttatgctcacattgcttgagcaatggggattcttcaccggAGCTCTGAATCAAAATGtgtacaaacacttgaaaggatttgtggacacttgttgggggagtaaacagacctaTTTATACCTAACTGAAATTATcagacaaaattgcccctgcggaggttgtgcggccgcacaattctgtggcggtccgcactttgaagctGACTTGACAGGGtggtcttctgcggccgcatgaATCTGGGGTGCGGCTGCACTTCCTCTGATTGTGTGGACCGcatatttctgagtgcggccgcactcttgatcTTGGGTTGGACATGGGaaatttctgcggaccgcacatttataagtgcggccgcacttttgcattttgcggccgcacaataatagtgcggtccgcacatcttcagGTCCTCAAAACACATCTCTCTGAACCTTGTCTTCTACGGctgcacaataattgtgtggtccgcactttgtgaAGGAATTCTGACAGTGGCTCTTCAGAGTCTgtggccgcacacagtattgtgtggtccgcactttggtccattttgccttgttttggttcttgtctAATTTTTACTCTTTCTTAGTTAATTTTCATttctttggctcgtttcccaatattcctacaagaaagcacatttcattaatTCTCGAGAATacttttaagcatttttgagctaaaacgtaagtaaaagaaAGCAAATAAACAGTCAAAATCCTTACTTATCAAACCGCAGTCGATGAAGGGACCAAGGAACGAACAGAAAGGCCGTAGTCGAGGATGGGACGAAAGCCGAGGACGCAATAACTTTTCTTTTTTGGAACAAGGGGGCAGGAGATCTCGACCTCCTCGAAGATTCCCTGGCCGAAGTTAGGAAAACATAGGGAAAGGGGAAGATCAGCAAAGGTAAATAAAAAGGAAAGGAACTAAGACTTCGATAATAAAAGGGACATACTATATGCCCAAACCCCTTGAAGAAGCCTGGCCACTCGCGTATCCCCATGATATGGGGAGGAGCCGACCAACCCAGTCAGAAATGTCCTCGACCAAAGGAGGAGGCGAGTTTTTAGCTGCACGAGAAGAGGACCAGAGGTCAAAACCCACAAACCAAGCAAGGGAGAAAAGTCAGAATCCTACAAATAAGGAAACTAGGTACTTACGAGTACAATTCCAAACCTCAGGAAAACCGTCGACGTTGGCCACCACGTCCTCGGTTCTGACATACAAGAAGTTGAACAAAAATTAGCGGTTAGctttatcgtccatcttcaccaccaagcaCTTGCCTCCTCGGTGGCAAAGATTTAACATTGACCCCTTTAAAGGTTAGGGGCGAACAAGTATATTAAATGCTGAAGTGTGAGTTTGACCTCGGCCAGCTCGGCAAATTTGGTGAGCATACTTATGAGTTTGTAAATGTACGGCGCGAGCTAAGCTAGGAAAAAGCCGTAATAACGACAAAATTGCTCCGCCAGTAGAAGGAGATGGAGAGTATAGCCGACTTGGAAGGGGTAGGCGTAGAAGGCGCAGTACCAGGATGGTGGACCTGCACCGTATCCCAGCCAGATGAGATTAATTTGAGGTGATTGGGAATTCCGAACTTATCCCCAAGCTCTCCCAATTCCTTCTCCGTCATCACCGACCGAAAGGCTCCACGGTCGGCATCGGGCGATTTGGAGAAATCAGACCTAGTATCAGAGTTGTGAGAAACTATCTCCTCCACTAAAGCGAAGCTTCCATCCTCGATGGCGGCTGGAGAATTCTCCTCGTGAGGGGGAAACACCATCGCTAATGGGATCACATCACTTCCCTCACTAGATTCAGAAGGCATGTTAGATATATTTTAACAGAAGGAAGGGAAGTATCAAACAATGAAGAATTGAGAACGATGGAAATTACTGGAACAGAGAGGAGAGGTGTAAAGCCAGGGAAGAGAAAGAAAGGGATATGGGGTTTTCGGAATAAAAAACTTGAAACTTTGAAATCACACCCTAACATCTCTATTTATAAGAACTTGGGCACCAGAACCGAAATCGGTTCATCATTACCTAGCATCTGAACTGAAGCGGCAGGTTCAATCAAGGGTCACACACGAAATGAAGCAACACATTGAGAATATACATCATAATTACGCATGACGTCATGATGTCATCATAATTCGTGGACAACATAACTCCAACGAACCAACTGGGAAAATCGAAGCGTTTGAAATAAGTGGCCCACGTAGGGCCACGTTGCCATTTCACCGTAACCACTACGACCTGCACAACTTGCTCGATTGTTTCGACCACGACGAACAAAATTCGCTCATCGAACCCGCTTGGAGCCGACCtaaataagcggagggactaactgtatgggtcaaaatctgtctttagaatatttaagccaagaaaatactaaggGAAGAGTTCCCAAGTCATCGTTTGTCTAGATGACCCAAGAAGCACCAAAGTCTGTGGTCGAAGAATCAACAAGAGTCGTAGTCAACAAGGGTTGTAGTCGAGGTGTCAACAAAGGACGAGGACGAGGTCGAGTACGTTTGACAGAGCCGTAACGGCTAGTTTTCAagataggatattaaagagaatattctagtggatattctctgtacTCGTACTATTAGAGTTTCTTAGGAACATgccccatataaatagaaaaagaaacaatgagaggggcatgtgatattcatttgtaaagaacACACTTTGATTAAAAGATTCGTCTCTCTCTTGCTAAGATACGAACACCAtcttttcactaagattcttgtccatactttttcatcagatccgagaataactcgaatATTTAAGGATTTATCTATCATTCATCGTTGTTAGGAGGAACATCCACATATTTCattctttattgggtgaatcattcctcaTATTTACTTAAAAGTCATTTATTGTTGTTCATTATTATTGAATGCAACATTATTGCTCCTGATTTTTAGAACATTTATTACATTTAATCGCCATTGTCCGACTAGACCCACATGATATTTACTTTTTTTAACAACCTTATCGAATGATATTATTGTTAGCTAAGATTAACTTTTGTTCAcatagatttaattatttgaaacaAGATCTATAATTTTTGGTCATACAACAGTTTCTTGTAAAAATATatggtaagactgcgtacaatagacctttataatccggcccttccccggaccccgcacaTAGCGGAAAGTTAATGTACTGGGCAgccctttttttttattttatgtatatgttAAAAAGTTcactaaataaattttaaactcaataaatccaataaaatatggtAGAATTTCGAACTTGAACCTATAATGTTGAAATCGGAAACAAAGCCTTAGGGTAAGTCCGTTTCTGAATTTGCAAATCATATGGTTGAGTGATAGGAAAAGAATTTGTACTAGAAGACCGAAAGATATCATTATTCTGAAAGGCCACACGGTTGAAGGTTAATGTATCTACTAAATTAAAGGTCCCCACTTGCCTGGAATTTATGTTTTAATTAAGTAGGGTTACATAACGTTAGGTACTATTCTAATATTAATACCCGTGATCATATGCCATTGTATTCGAATTCTTAGACAACTGGTCCCCTTGATTGACTGCAACAAGTCTGCATCATCACCAAGTTATGTTTCGAACAATTTAAATCAAACCAAATTCTCTATAATTTAACTCCTTTAGTTGAAACATCGCATTGTGCTTTTTCTacaaaatatttttggagtaTGTGAAGGTTTTTTCTTTAACATGTTAGTAAGTGGACAAAATAAGGTTCAGAGTTCTTTCAATTTATCGAAAGTGATGTCTACCACGTATGAATAAAGAAAAAGATAattaaagaaaaggaaaaactaTGATCTATGATCATTGAAGGAGTGTATGATGGATCTAGTGATGACCAACTTTTCCAAGACAAAACAGAAAGAACAAGCAAAGAGTTTTTAATTAATCAAAATCCATCATATCAGGTATACTTCGAGCCCATGACCAAAAGTGTACAGAAAATAATAGAGCCAATTTAGTCAAGCTGCACGTAACAACTTTCAAACTTTGTTTCGgcgttaaaaaaaattaaaagaagatAAAAGGGTTCCCTAAAAATAAAGTTGTTTTGTTGATCATGACATGACTACTTATGTGTTCATTCTCACAGTAGACTCCATTAATTGCATTTAGAAAAAGTAATTATTTCAAGTACATATTTGAATGGGGGCTTTAGTTGGTgatatttcaagttcaagaagaaaaagttctttccaAAAGTTTTAAGTACAATGACCAAGAAAAAGAAGACCaacaaagaaataaagaaatGCACTTCATGAAAGTGTAGTCAAGCTAAGACAAATTTCTTTataaatttaaat contains:
- the LOC138908455 gene encoding uncharacterized protein encodes the protein MTRMPWYADLVNYLVSGIVPNDFSSNQRKKLKRDCLDYYWDELYLFWICIDGVIRRCVPEEEQIEILKACHSSPYGGHHGGARTATKVLSCGFYWHTLYKDASNLVERCDECQRAGRISKRNEMPLTTILEIEIFDVWGINFMGLFVSSCENTYILVAVDYMSKWVEVVALPNNESRSVVAFLKKNIFTRFGTPRAIISDRGSHFCNKAFDTLLTKKACHLLVELEHKAMWALKKLNLESDVSANLRVAQLNVLEEFRHHAYSSSSLYKDKMKYLHDKQWEASKGQSMEVQPETQSQPPQPTGRYQLRNEPSTTTSSSKGSDACSQGSEPSSTPTPPTLVAIDDDDEWAT